The Gigantopelta aegis isolate Gae_Host chromosome 9, Gae_host_genome, whole genome shotgun sequence genomic sequence tgttattatttttaaagtggtTCATATATTTTATCAGTAGATGTCACCgattccacccccaccccccacccccgtccaTACCAGTACctgacgactggtatatcaaataccgtggtatgtgctgtcatgtctgtgcaTATGAaggatccctggctgctaatggaaaaatgtatcgggtttcctctgatgactacatgtacgtgttagttaccaaatgtttgaaatacaatagccgattattaataaaccaatgtgctctagtgatgtaccggcctcggtgacgtcgtggtaggccatcggtctacaggctggtaggtactgggttcggatcccagtcgaggcatgggatttttaatccagataccgactccaaaccctgagtgagtgctccgcaaggctcagtgggtaggtgtaaaccacttgcaccgaccagtgatccataactggttcaacaaaggccatggtttgtgctatcctgcctgtgggaagcgcaaataaaagatcccttgctgctaatcggaagagtagcccatgtagtggcgacagcgggtttcctctcaaaatctgtgtggtctttaaccatatgtctgacgccatataaccgtaaataaaatgtgttgagtacgtcgttaaataaaacatttctttctttctttctagtgaTGTCgacaaatgaaacaaactttaacagcaGTTGCCAAGtgaacgatatatatatatatatatattattagaataagttaataataatttgaataacatttctgtaaaatatttacagtccctggctttaaatatttttatatatgtacatctgTGTACGCATTCAGACTTCTCTTTATTTATGAAATCCGTAGAAAGGTATTGATATCTGTACTGGCGCGCTATGGAAGTGAGAGGCCTCCTAAAGACAATGTTGGAACTGTATATCGTGGTCATCATTAGCAGCCTTCTGTAAACAAAGCACCTGGCAGTGAATCATGACTGCATACCCCATCACAACGTCTTTTGGAATCAGTCTTGCGCACAGATACGTTATTGAATATGCTAATGGCAGAGTCGTAATCAACATGTACGTTACGGCTTCTGTTACGCCCTTTAAACGTTTATATTGTTTAGGTGTGTTATATGCCAGTAGATTAACAAATATCATCATCAGTAATCTAGGAGAGAAAAAACCCTATATATGGCGAGTCAGTAATACTTCAGTATTTAATGTGCTAATCAGACTGTTGTTGCCAAGGTGATGCGAAATACGCCCGActtaaacatatacatatacaaggAAAGGAACGCGAATATTAGATTTCTTTGATGTTTGTTTGAATCCCATCCGTCTCTTAAAATTGTCAATATCTTGTTAACATTTTAGgtccatttttgacagtgtATAATTTTACCATTGTATCATgaaaaaaccctttaaaaaaacatcatgTACCTTTATCAGTTTGTGTTCAAGCCGGGAATATAACATTGTTAACCACATCAGTTAACTCTTTTCATGATTTCTTCATCTTTTCTTGAGTAAactattatatttctttaaaaggaagctaaaacaaaccaaaacaaaattatttaacaaaatatcaaaacaaataaacacggagctaaactgaaaatattgtattacagaGCCATATAAAGCAACGACTACtgcaataaacaaaatgtatcaaaAGATGAATTACCATTTCATGCCAATCTAATGACCCATCTTAAACAACCATTTCCTTCTTGCAATTCTGCAGTTTTGTGAAGATCAAAATAACCACACGCATGGTTCGGTATATGTAGAAGAgtataaaaactgtttttatcttCTTACAACATGCCGAAAAGTCCAAAAATAGATTCTGTGGCAGCTGCCAAGATTAAAATTGAAAACAAGTTTTAGAACTTTCCCAGTGTAAACAGCTATAGAAGAAAGTATCGATTGAAGTACATGGTTGTTTCTCTTGATTGAATCTTCAATTCTGCAGTGCATGCTGGTATGTgaagtgttttgttgttgtgtaattaacttgtgggttttttcttctttgttttctcCCTTTTTTCCAACAATAAAAAGTACATAATGAACTCCTGAAGAAGTTTGCCGTTACACTATAGAAGATCGTTTTACAGAGAAAGGGATATTAACATGCtctatacatttgttttatacacaattacaattaatttaaaaaaaaacctttgcaATGTTTCCTTACTTCATTTGAGCTATATCCCTTCTACTTtctataaaatgtatttctgtgTACATTAAACTCGTTAAACCATTATATCCAAATGTcgtataaataattacaaatgctatgcccattttgtaaattaaaatatcaaaagCGCTACATACTTTCACTCTACCTGTTTGAtagatttataataaaatgtgtgttttgtttacctAATGTTTCGCAGACACATGCTATGCGCACGCACACCACTAATACTTCCGGGCTCACATGTTTCGCAGACACAATGCCGCGAAGGAAATGCCACATTCGTACGTACATTCCAGCAAGTACACTGATGCAAGAAAAACAAGTACAGAAAACTAGAGACTtcccaaataaacaaacagGTACACAAATAGCAGGTATGTGCAGCAGCACTATCCCGATTATTACTCCCAACAGTACAATGGATGTTTTGGCGTTTCGGTGGTTCTGCAGCGATGTGGCGAAATATCAGCCTCACATTAACACGGAACAAAATGTGACGAAAACCAGTTCACCGTGGTACCGCCGAATACCAACATTATATCTTAGCAGCGTCGATCCTGGCCATCCTGGCCTTGTAGAGCAGATGAAGCTAAAATTAATCATATATTATTCATACCCATACCATCAGATTCGGCATCAATAATACACATGCTAAAGTCGTTGTAGATATAACCAGTCAAACCTGACCATGAGGCCACCTCTGTTAAGCAGCCATATTTCCTAAGCGACCACCTTCCTAGTCACACTCTTTGCTACAGTATTAACAGATATGTACTAACCAACCAATCGTCTGAGATATAACACTTTTAACTCACTAATGTAGCTGCTTAACACgtttgactgtgtgtattaTGCGAGCGAGTATCACTTTGCTATTAAAGCGACCATTGTGCCAGTTCGAAACCTTTTCCCCGGTTCACTTGATCTCCAGTTCACTTGATCTTCAAACAAACACCACTTTCTGTtatgatgtaatattttaaaaaccttgCACCTCTTTCTGACGTAAAGTTAGCAACAGCAGCATGAAAATGGCACATAACTGAAGTTGTTGTATGCAGCACGTTATATAATTTACTTCCTGTGGACGCTGATCGTTACCATTGGCCTGTTCTGGCTGTCTGTGATCGTCACAGACGATTCCTTGCTGACCGCCACCTTCCTGACGTTCTGGCTTTGGGTAACCGTGTAGCTCTTCCTCCTCTCGACGGGGGGCTTGATGGGCGCTTCTATCGTCAGTTTCTTGTCCTCCCCGATATAAGCAGTAATACTACCAGGATCGACACTTTCCGGCAGATCGTATTCCTTATTAAATTCCTTGTGCAGAGTTCGGTTAGCCAGTTTTTCTTCGTGTTCAGCGTGCACGATCAGTTTTCGTTCCATGGTCTTAACCACAATTTCGTCTGGATTGAATTCCCCGACATCGACCTGAAGCTGGAGCTTTTTACTTCCATCAGGCAGTGTTACGATGGGATTTTTCACCGCTGTGGCAACTCCTAAAGGCCTCATCGCAGTGTCTGTTGATTTGATGGGGAGGAAGATCTCCTTGCTCATGATGTCATCCACTACTGGACCATCGATGGTCAAGACGCCGTCCTTGCTTAAAAGACATTGTAGTTTTTCAGCATTCACGTTGCTAGGGATGTCCACCTGTCGGCTGTATTCTCTGCACACTGTGTAATTGTCATTTTTCTCCTCGTGCTTGGCATTGACAACGATCTTACTCTCCTGAACTTTGACCTGTATCTCGTCCGGCTTGAACTCGCTCACTTCAAACCTGACCTT encodes the following:
- the LOC121381994 gene encoding major egg antigen-like isoform X2 codes for the protein MARFRSELHIPIQRDDMNFQDRQLKLWGDMESRMEQRRKEWEHEFDRMRQDFFTLKPTEKAAPLSPNKIQNVQSVFDMDSEGRPRFKVRFEVSEFKPDEIQVKVQESKIVVNAKHEEKNDNYTVCREYSRQVDIPSNVNAEKLQCLLSKDGVLTIDGPVVDDIMSKEIFLPIKSTDTAMRPLGVATAVKNPIVTLPDGSKKLQLQVDVGEFNPDEIVVKTMERKLIVHAEHEEKLANRTLHKEFNKEYDLPESVDPGSITAYIGEDKKLTIEAPIKPPVERRKSYTVTQSQNVRKVAVSKESSVTITDSQNRPMVTISVHRK
- the LOC121381994 gene encoding major egg antigen-like isoform X1, translating into MRSAAIPEPIMARFRSELHIPIQRDDMNFQDRQLKLWGDMESRMEQRRKEWEHEFDRMRQDFFTLKPTEKAAPLSPNKIQNVQSVFDMDSEGRPRFKVRFEVSEFKPDEIQVKVQESKIVVNAKHEEKNDNYTVCREYSRQVDIPSNVNAEKLQCLLSKDGVLTIDGPVVDDIMSKEIFLPIKSTDTAMRPLGVATAVKNPIVTLPDGSKKLQLQVDVGEFNPDEIVVKTMERKLIVHAEHEEKLANRTLHKEFNKEYDLPESVDPGSITAYIGEDKKLTIEAPIKPPVERRKSYTVTQSQNVRKVAVSKESSVTITDSQNRPMVTISVHRK